TCGGCAGCCACAGCctatccacacacacacacacccagcGCCTGCCCCCCCATAGCTcggcccctgcccgccccggcccccccccatccccgccCGCAGCGCCGCGGGTTCGAGCCCGGCCCCCGacggggcggagcggggccgttCCGTTCCGTGCCGAGCCAGGGCGGGCCGTGCAGCCATGGCAGGGCCCGGGGCACCCGCGCTGCTGGAGGCCGCCTGCAGGGCGTACGGGGCGGCCTTCGGGGGTGCTGCGGCTGCCGGGGCGGCCTGGGCCCCCGGGCGGGTGAACCTGCTGGGCGAGCACACCGACTACAACGGCGGCTTCGTGCTGCCCATGGTAAGGGCGCCCGGCCTCCGAGCTGCCCCTCCCGCAGCTCCCCCGAGCCCTGCGGCATTCCCCgggagggatttgggggggctggaggcgggcaggggctgcccggcTTCCTTGGGGCGTGCGAGGAGGCCGAGCTCCGCCCCAAAGCAAACCCAGAGCGAGTTGCTGGGAGGCCGCGGATCGGGCAAGAAACTTCCCCAAAAGTCTTGCAGGAAGAGGTtttgctgctgagctgagccCCGCGATGCCCTCCCGGCTGCCCCCAGGCTGGGCACAGCGTTTGGGTGCTGGGATTTTTTTGGGGATCCCTCTAAGACCAGCCAAGATGTTGGGTGCTGGCATGTGGGCAGAGTTGAGGGTAATGCTTGTTGGGTGACATTGGTGtgggtgggagcagccccggctgtCCCCTGCCACCAAGAGGGATGTCTCCAGGGGGCTGGTGCTCAgcccgtgtccccccccaccaggccctgcagctggggacgGTGCTGGTGGGCTCCCCCACGCAGGACGGGACCATCTCCATCCTCACCACCTCGGAGTCAGCGGATGAGCCCCACAGGGTGCAGTTCCCTACTCCCTGCGAAAGCAGCCCCCTGAGCCCTGGGCAGCCACGCTGGGCCAACTATGTCAAGGGCGTGATCCAGCACTACCGGGGTAAGGCCGGAGCCATCCTCGCTCCCCATGTGCTCAAGGCCAGTGGGTGCCAAAAGCCCCTTtggagcagctgctgttggGACCAGACTCCAGTAAAGGTGCTTGCATGTACAAGGATCACAGcactggggcagagggaagctCAGACCCATTCTGTGGGTCatcatgcattaaaaaatggaatatCAAACAGGGGCTCCTCTCTGCTAGGAGATGAATTCCCCgggagctgtggggcagggcagcccccagccctacAGGGCGGGCTCACAgtccccctcctcccttctgcTCCCACAGGCGGTCCCGTGCCTGGCTTCAACGCCGTGATAGCCAGTGATGTCCCCCTCGGCGGCGGCCTCTCCAGTTCTGCCTCTCTGGAGGTGGCTACTTacaccttcctgcagcagctctgccctggtACGGTCCTTGCTGGTCCTTGTCTCCAGTGCTTCTGTTCCCTTGCAAGAGTCAGGGCCACCCTCAGAGACATCCTGCAGCCCTCGAGGAGATGATGCTGTTCCATTGAATAGCCACAGCTGCAGCCGGCTGAGATATAAGCAGCAAATTACCAGAGCCAGCTGGATCTGAGGACCCCAGGCTGCCGCAGGTGATTTGCAGTGATGCAGCCACAAATGCTGGCAGATGATGCTTTAACAAACCCCATCCCACAGCTGTGTGCAGTACTCAGTGTCACCCAGGGCTCCATTTCCCCATGTCccacaaacagaaaatcctcCAGAGTGCAAACTAGGGGCTGCACAGCAACGATGGGACAGCTCCGCACTAGATACTTTGTAGGGTGCAAATCACGATGGCTGCTCTTTGGTGAACCCCAACAAAAGCAAACCattactgctgcttttgctcACCCTGCTCTAGGGCAGGGGGTGACCATCCCGACACTGCTAacccctgcccctctcctgtCTGGCACAGACGATGGCGATTTGGTGGCCAAGGCGCTGGCATGCCAGAAAGCGGAGCACACGTTTGCTGGCATGCCCTGCGGGATCATGGACCAGTTCATATCCGTGATGGGCAAGGAGGGTCACGCGTTGCTCATCGACTGCAGGTCAGCATCTCCTTGGGCACATGCCTgcgagctggggctggggacgaGCTGATCCTATGGCCATGAAACAGAGCTGCAGGGTGGCATTAAACCCCCAACCCAAAATCTcaccacggggctggggctAGTCCAAGGTGCCTTAATTCCGCCTCATGCATCCTTTCCCTTGTGCATCCTTTCCCTCGTGCCTGGGCTGGCTTTCCCACAAAGTCATGAGGGTCTAATTTGGGCCTAATAATTGGGAAGGAGAGAATTGCTCAAGCGAACTCCTAAACCACGCGGACTTTGCCCCTGCGAGGCACAGGCTGTGTGCCACGTGGCCTCACCAGAGAAATCAGTGGGGACGGGCACGCCGCCCGCGCTGTTCTCTTGCTGCAGGTCCCTGGAGACCGTCCCCGTCCCGCTGACCGATGCCAGCTTGGCCGTCCTCATCACCAACTCCAACGTGCGGCACACGCTGACGGGCAGCGAGTACCCCACGCGCCGGCGGCAGTGCCAGGAGGCGGCAGCGGCGCTTGGCAAGGCCAGCCTGCGGGATGCCACCATGGCCGAGCTGGAAGGTGGGCTCGGGGCCTCCCTCGGTTCCGGCTGCTCCGTGGGGCAGCGTGATGGGGCAGGGAAACATGGTCGCAGGATGCGGCCGtgttcccccttccccagctggcGGGGCTTTGCTTTAGGGGTGTGCGTGTCCCCGCAGCGGCCAGGGGCCGGCTGGGTGAGGAGGTGTACCGGCGTGCCAGGCACGTCATTGGCGAGATCGAGCGCACGGTCCAGGCGGCGCGAGCGCTGCAGGACAGGGACTACGGCACGTTCGGGAGGCTGATGGTGGAGAGCCACAACTCCCTGCGGTGAGGACGTGttgggggaggctggggctggggtgctgGTGTTGGTCGTGGGGGTCGCTCAGCTGTGAGTGCAGCTTCCAGGGGCAGCCGGGGCCATGTCCTGCCCAGCATCTCTCCCAGCTCAGCCTGTAGCAGCTTAAGGAGAAGCCCCAGAGACCTCTGCACATCCCCTGGCCAATTGGTCATGTACCTTACAGGGTCCCCTGCCTCACAGCTAGAGCACCTCGCTGCTATAAACGCGTGCCTTTATAGGAAAAGCACTGGGCTGGGGTCTGCAGGCACCCCACGTTGCTGCTTTTTGCTACAGCAGTGGGCGCACTGAGACGTGTTTCAGCCCTTCttgctgtggtggtggtgcagCGTGGGGCCGATCCTGGGTCTCCTCTCTCCAGGGATGACTACGACGTGAGCTGCCCAGAGCTGGATGAGCTGGTAGCAGCGGCTCTGGAGGTCGATGGGGTTTATGGCAGCCGGATGACGGGAGGAGGCTTCGGTGGCTGCACGGTGACGCTGCTGGTGGCCGAGGCTGCGGAGAGGGCCCAGCAACACATCCAGGTACACAGCAGAAAAGTGCCCAGAGATTGACTTAAAGATCCCCAAAACACACCAAGGCACGGGCCTGTGATGATGTTGAAGCTGTGATCCTAAGGCAGTTAGGGTCAGGGTAGCCCAGCCCCCATGCACAGGGATATCCCTGTGTCTGCCGATGCTGCTAAGCTCTTCCAGGCAATTTGCactgtgctggctgcagagcagagtaGAAAGGCTTTACTACATcaagaaaaggagcaaaaaggTGCCAGGTGAGCTTTGGGGCAGCTAAATCTATCTAGGGGAAAATAATCCATAAACAATGCTGAGCTCAACGGTGGtagctgcagcccagggaagATCCTAGTGCTGTCACCAATGCTCTCTGAAACCAGCAGCTCAGTGCGCAGCGAGCGCTTACTGCTCCTCTCGTCCCTTAGGAGAAGTACAGCGGCACAGCGACCTTCTACATCTCCAAACCCTCGGATGGGGCAAAGGTGCTGCCCCTGTAGAAGAAACAAGCACCTCGTCTGTGCTGGGATCGTGTCCCTGCTGGGAGAGGAATGGCGGCCACTCTCCTCGCTCCACCAGGGAGCCAAGCTGTGTGCCTGCATCATTTGcttaataaaagtaaaacatttgCACGGTCATTCTGCACCTGCCTGGACCGAGCTGAGCCACCAAGGACTCTGGGGACCTCTCCCCGGCAGGGACTGGTGGATCTCCTGTTCACACTGGTGTAACCCCCCTGTGCCAGTAGTGCCTCGGGGGCTGTGGGCACCGAGTGCTTGGCAGAAGGCCTCGGGAGCGCATCCTGCATCTGCTGGTGCGGGTGGAAGACTTAGGGGGAacaatgcttttgaaaagaaaaagaaagaggcagaccagagaaaatatttattgagtGCAATAGGGAGCCATCTGATCGAAGACCTGCTGTCAGGTTGACCTGGAACACTGACAGCCCGAATGACCAGATGAGAATTAAAAAGTGACGCTGTTGGGGACATAGCCTCATGCACACAGGGAGCACATGCTGccggggagagcagcagctggggagctgtgTGCTTCTCTTAGCCTTCGGTTAAAATGTTTGGAAAGGGGGCTTCTATTTGAGGCTGCATTCAGTCTTTTACCTTGAATCACAAAGCACAGGGAAAGGGTCGTGGAGCTCGTgggcaggagaggcagcagctggaaatggttcctgctgggctgggagaggaaagcCCAGCTGCAAGGGTgagagaggagctggaagccatccCTGCTTGCTTGGGAAAGCCACAGGTTTGGTGAAGGATGCCCTGCTCCAAGTTCAAAACTgccacagctccagctgcactCCTGGAGACCCCCATGGACATCACTCATCCCTGTGCAGCTGTGCTCAAACAAGTAAAACCCATCCCCTCCACATGAGCAGGCTGGCGAGGAGAGGGAGCTCTCGGCACTGTCAGAACTGGAAAATCTCTCTCTGATTCCAAAAAATAGAATAAGCCAAGGTGCAGCATCAGATCAAATCAAGCAGGCAATGCTGCCAGGGAGAagagccagctgctgctttggttGAAAGCACCAACCCAGGAaggtggcagctgctgctttgggcaggatctttttttccagcagctcctcgCCTGCGCCCGTGCTGCTGAAAGAAGCCAGGGAAACGTGACTTTCATCCAGACATGGAGCCCAATTGTTCTGCGCTGGCAGAGGGCGGCGAGATGCTGGGCATCCTGCCCAGAGCCAGGAAACGAGGCCCAGCAAGGTCCTGGCTCAGCCCCGCACCCAGCTCTGTCCAAGGACGGCTAAAGCCAAGGGGAAAGGCTCAGGAGACAAGCTCAGGCTGAAGAAACACTGCTCTTCCCAGTCCCGTTCCTCCCTTGTGTTTACCGAGTGCTCACAGGTCTATTTTGGGACATTGCTATTGGGCAAAAGGGCTTTTAAAGGCGATCCAACAGTTTCTGTCCACAGTCTCTGTCCACATCAGCCCTGTGGGATGTCCTGAGCACCGTTCCCAGCTCTGGGCCCCGTAACAGAGCCGTTCCTCttgccctgctccccagcagctctcagtCCTTCCACAAGcatgtgctgcagctccagcaggtgGACGTGGTGCgcacacagctgctggcagcctgctgctgagggctgcagggctggcagacgTCAGCTGCCCAAAACCAGGCTTTCCATGGGGTTTAGTGGCTGTTGGATGGAGCCCTTAACTAATTTCTTCCAGTTATGTGATGCTTCTCAGCAGCCACGGTCCCAGTTTATCCTCAGACACTCAGCATACATCTCAtccacctccttttttttttttttataaaataataaaatttataatatatttatatatatactacGAAAACTGTACAATaacatatgcaaaaaaaatgcatcagagGCCAACACAAGTAGTGCTATACAGATGAAAGGCTATACTTTGCTATCGTGGTACCAAAGGTTAGCAGCGAAGGACAGGTGCAGTAGGAAAGCAGAGGTTACCCTGACCCGCTACCATGCAGCTCTTAAAATAACCCAGAACAAAATCACCCTCTCCAGCATACAGCTGTTTTCCAGAGAGCCTGGAGCAAAGATGGGAACGGTGACCCTCTATAAATCAGGCTGTTTCAGGATGCCATCAGCTGGGCTCCTCTTAAAACTGAGGACCCGGGAATAAATCATTGCCTTCCATTTacctggggaggctggggccATCGAGGCACCTGCACTTCTGCAGGAGTGCTCGGATGGGTGGGCATCCAAAACGGTGTTGGAGCAACTGATGATTGCTCATGGAAGGCATCCTTGTAGATCCTGCAGGACTGGGGCTCCGCAAGGCAGGACGGGATGGCAAGCACCCGCCTGATGACCCAACCATGCGAGAGCTTGGAGTGCGCTGGGCTCTAAAGGAGAGCTCCAGAGCCTGAAGTGCCCTGGAAAGTCTCTGCCCATGGGAGGAGCTGCCCAGGCACCACGGCAGAGTCTGGATGAAGCACTCCTGAACCGTGCCATGAAGCCCTGCTAGCCCCAACGGCGGCATCCCGCTGGCAGGCAGCCTGCCCTGGCTCAGGCCTCGTAGAACTGCCTCTCCATCTGCTTGGTGAGGGTCCCACTGGACATCACGGTCCTGCTGACGAACTCTTTGGTGACCTGCTTGGTGAGGGTGCTGCTGGCGCTCTCCACCCGCTGGGTCGTCATCAGCATGCCGTCTGCAACGAAAGGCTTGGCGGTCAGGGTGCTGCACTGGGTATGGGGTCACAGGGAGTGGGGTTTGTGCTACCTCGTGCTTTTTGGCAGAGGTTTCTCCTCAAATACCACCTCTCCAAATCAATTAATTCGGTACTCTGCTACGCCAGTCAATAAGATGGATTGTCTACCAGCTCCCAAACTCTTCTTCTTACAGTATGAGCCTATGAGTCCTTGAACTCAAGGGGGACAACGTGGGACAGCTGGACTTGTGTAATTAAAATGGTCATCATACTTTTCTGCAGAGACCTAGCCTTACAGGAAGAACTGTGATTTCATCACCAGATAGCTCCTGTGGGGCTCTAAAAACTCGTGTTTCCCTCTGTGACCAGGCAGCACACAGGGATATGGCTGCAActgcctgcagggcagagcaggatgTGGTGTAGAAAAGGGCCTGGTCCTCTCCATCCATCCTGCCTGGTGGACCCCCCTGCACTTCCCGGGACATCTGAGGTTAAAGCAGAGCTGACCTTTGCTCTCCAAGGGTTTCAGAGCAGACAGCATGCCCTTACCTGAGAAGTGGGGGTCCagggaggagtggctgatgcTGGTTTTGGTGGTGTATTCAGTAGGAAAGTTGTACACTTCTCTCATGTACTGCTGTCCTCCAAACTGTGAGAAAGTgcctggagagaaggaaaaagggagaaatcaGCCAGGAAATGACAAGGAGCTTCCAAGCTTGTGACCCTGCACAACGAGCACCAATGGTCAGTTCAGGGGGTTTGTCTTGTTGTCATTAGGGCCGGGTTTAGGAGGAACTGGGAGGACTGAGGACCTGTGCCTGTGTGTAGAATCAGACATAAATCAGAAGatttgtaataaattaaaacatcGTCAGGTTTTCATAACTGTCCCACATTCAGTGCATTTTGCAGGACAGGGACAGTGCTCACAAAAGTACAACATGCTGTCATTAAAGAGACGGAAAATGGAATCACAACCAGAGCTGGGAAGGGCTCCAGGAGTCATATTTCCTGCTCTGAGAGGCCTCTTGCTTTTGCATTCCCAGGAAGATGTGGTACCATACCTCCGTCCTGAGATTCGATGGTGATGATGCCTTCTCTCTCCGGCCCGAAGCCTTGGGTGGTCTTGGCTTGCACTTTGAACTTGTACGGGATGTTCTCGCTCAGGTGGGGCACGGTCAGGGTTGTTTCTGGATTGTCTCCTTCAACGTAGATATTCCTGGGCTCCCCTAAAAACACAGACAGGCTGGGgtgaagacagacagacagacagacaggagTGACCGTCCATGCAAACACCTCCCACTTCTGGCTGGTGTCTTGGCTTTCCCTAAGCTCTATGCCACCCACAAGTTGTATGATCGTACCCTGAGAAATAGGGCAGCTAAGACAGCCCTACTTCAGTACAGTGCTGATCCTGAACAAAAAACCTCCACTGGATTTGGGCTGTGTCACGTCCTTCGTCTCCCCACTTTTGTTACACCAGATCATGCAATGACTCAAAGCATCGGGGTCCAGCTGTTCCCAGGCCTGGAACCAGTCTCACGTCCCCACTTTGCGCTGATGTGAGCACACAACTCTGTTGCTGGTCCCagcaaaaaagcagcaagtttCTGCTGGAGGTTGTTTTCTGCACAAGGAACTGGTTTTCCACAGCCTTCTACCTTACCTCCTCCGTGCAGCATCTCGCAGGTGACCAGGTAGCCCAGGATGGCCCCGTTGGGCTTGCGGGGCCTctcccagctgagctgcagggaaTCGGGGCTGAGGGCAGTGAAGACCAGTGGTCCGGGAGCGCTGGGTGTGCTCAGAGTGAAGGGGGAACCTGCGGGGGCACAAGTGAGGGGTCAGAAGGTGGTGGGGAGGAtcctggctgggggctgcacaCAGTGTTTGTGTAACGAGCTGGGAGGCCTCAGCTACCCCAACAGCTAAGGGAAGCTTAACAGCACGTGGGGAAAAAGGTCccatttcttaatgaaaaaaaggaaaggagagctcAGGATGGGGTAAGGGAAGAGAAAACCACCAGCAGTGTGGACAGAAGTAGAGCCATCAGCACCACCCCTCCCCAGGTCCCCATCCGCCTCACCTGGAACAGGGCTGAGCGGGCTCTGTGGGTCCACCTGGGACTCAATAGTGATGACTCCTTCCCTCTCGGGGCCCCAGCCCTCCTCACTCTGCGCCTTCACCTTGAAGATGTAGGAGTGGTTGGGCAGCAGGTCCTCCACCACCACCGAGTTCTGGCTGGGGTTGGGGATGGTGAGGCGGTGCACCTCTCCTGGGACACACGGGAAAGGGGGACATCAGCACTGTGTTGCAGGCACAAAGGCAGAGCCCTGGGTTTCTCCTAAACCCTACTTCAAATGAACTGCCTGGAAAACTGGGCCAGAAAAATTCATCCAGggtccccccagctccccagccaccTCCATCACACCTTGCCCTCACCAGCTGGTAGCACAGGACCAGATGTTGCTCCAAAAAAGGCTTGGGACAAACAATGGCTTCTTGAAAACTCAGGGATTTTCAAGCAAAGAGAACTACATTTTCACTAACTGCCCCAAgtttcatgtaaaaataataaatttttgTTCCAATCCTTGTCCAAATCCAATGTGATGAAAAAACCTTCAGCTAAGACGGTGATGGAGAAGGAGCACAGGGTTTTTTGGAGGAGGAGTGACTCCACAAGCAATGCTAGGGAATTGTCCCCCTGACATAAACAGGGAATAAAAAGTGTGGCTGAGGCATTTCCTCAGGgctacagaaaaagcagagttgGGACCAGTCCCTAAATCACAGAGTGGTTGtgagggacctctggaggtcatctggtccaacccttcTGCTCGAGGAAACCCAagagagcaggctgcccagaagaCCTGAGCAAGTCTCCACCACCAAAAgttcccagcactgcccagtGACCCATCTGCCTGCCCGCTCACCTCCGTTGAGCAGCTGGTACTGCACGCTGTAGCCCTGCACCTCCTTCTCACAGTGCGGCTCCTGCCAGCTCACCTTCAGGGAGGTGGGCCCCAAGGCGGAGAAGACCAAACGGGTCGGGGTGTCGGGGACGCCCAGCGGCAGCCTGGAATCTGAGGCAGAACGGGACCGTCACGGCAGGGATTTGGGGGCAAGGGGTTAGttgggctgggggagaggagggagcagcacGCGCAAGCGTGGGATGGTCCTGATGGTCCAGGGAGAACGTGGTGAGAACGTGGTGAGATGTCCTCTCTGCAAGCTGGCCCCGTCAAGAGGGGGACTAGATGGCTCTGCACACCTACAGGGATGTCCTATGACCTTGGGGTGCCACCCTTGGGTGGGACAAGGCAAGATAAGCTTCATGGCCCTGTGGCGGAGCAACCAGAGCAGGGGCCCATGTGCTGCGTGCGACCCTCCTGG
This genomic window from Cygnus atratus isolate AKBS03 ecotype Queensland, Australia chromosome 18, CAtr_DNAZoo_HiC_assembly, whole genome shotgun sequence contains:
- the GALK1 gene encoding galactokinase, whose amino-acid sequence is MYKDIRKDKEIDIGIAAGSSPAPDGAERGRSVPCRARAGRAAMAGPGAPALLEAACRAYGAAFGGAAAAGAAWAPGRVNLLGEHTDYNGGFVLPMALQLGTVLVGSPTQDGTISILTTSESADEPHRVQFPTPCESSPLSPGQPRWANYVKGVIQHYRGGPVPGFNAVIASDVPLGGGLSSSASLEVATYTFLQQLCPDDGDLVAKALACQKAEHTFAGMPCGIMDQFISVMGKEGHALLIDCRSLETVPVPLTDASLAVLITNSNVRHTLTGSEYPTRRRQCQEAAAALGKASLRDATMAELEAARGRLGEEVYRRARHVIGEIERTVQAARALQDRDYGTFGRLMVESHNSLRDDYDVSCPELDELVAAALEVDGVYGSRMTGGGFGGCTVTLLVAEAAERAQQHIQEKYSGTATFYISKPSDGAKVLPL